In Thermoplasmataceae archaeon, the genomic window AATAGCGAGAGAATTCAAGGCACACATATGGATTGGAGGCATGCTTGAAACCGGAATAGGGCGTTCTTTCAACATAAGCCTCGCATCATCAGCATTGGTAGATTACCCTGGGGATACATCCCCAAATTCGAGATATTTTCACAGGGATATTGTCAGGAATCCATTTATGATGGAACATGGAAAAGTAACCCCCTCTTCTCTTTCAGGGGCTGGATACGATCTTGACATGGACGCATTTGTGTCTTACACAATAGAGGAGGGCACCATCTTTGAGTGGTAACGGCAATGTATTAGTGAAATACTTTGTGGACAACAAAGATGAGATGATTTCTGATCTGAAACGGCTAACAGAATGTGAAAGCCCGTCTGGGAACGTTGCATTGCTAAATGCCTGTGCAAAAGTGATTTTAGAAGTCATAGGAAAGAGAACCGGTATCAAACCAGACATCTTAGAACTTGAAGATGGAACTCGGGCTTTAAGCCTATCCATCGGTCGAAAAGGCGGGAAAAGTATCCTTATCCTGGGCCATTTCGATACCGTATTTCCGGAGGGCACCCTGAAGAGAAGGCCATTCCGCGTTTCGGATGACATGATCGAGGGACCCGGTGTTTTTGACATGAAAACAGGTCTTGTTCAGGGGATATGGTCAATAAAATTCCTGCGGGAACACGCACATTGCGATCAACGGATTCTATTCCTTATAACTCCAGATGAAGAAACAGGGAGTCTCTATTCGAGGAAACTAATTGAAGAAGCCGGCAAAAATGCCAGTCTTGGGTTTGTGCTTGAGCCAAGTGAAAGTGGAAAACTGAAAACTGGCAGGAAGGGTGTGGGTACATACAACATCACGGTAAAGGGCAGGGCAGCTCACGCTGGATTACATCCGGAAGACGGTATAAGCGCCATATGGGAGATTGTGCATATAGCAGAAAGGCTAAGTGAGCTACAGGACATCTCCAAGGGAACGACGATCAATGTTGGAACAATCTCTGGTGGGACAGCTGCAAATGTAGTTCCAGATATGGCTACAATAACTGTGGATGTAAGGGTAACTGACCTTGATGAAGCTAAGAGAATTGACGAGAGTATACAATCTATGAGGCCGCAGAACATCGAAGCCAGGATCAATGTGGCTGGAGGAATCAACCGCTTACCGATGGTCAAGAACGAACGCACCGCAGTTGTGCTTGAAGAGATAAAGAAGATAGGTAATGACATTGGCATAAAGATAGAGGACGTATCGGTGGGGGGAGGCAGCGACGGGAACATAATATCGCAGTTTGGGCTTCCTGTTATAGATGGGTTGGGAGCAGTAGGTTCGGGGGCGCATTCCGACACGGAGTTTGTGGTTATGTCTTCCATTCCTTTAAGGACTGCCCTATTGACTCATATCCTTATGAAGTATTGTGATTGAAAATAGGCCACATATTCTATGGTCGCTTTGATCATCGGGAAAAAACTGACTGTCTTTCACGAAGGGCAGGGTCAGATTTTTCGTTGAACGACGAAATGCTCTCTGGAGTTGAAACCAGCGTTGCGTACGGCAAAATCTAACCTGTTAGAATCCTCCTTAAAATACGTTAACCGTTTATAAATTTCTATGGCTGAAAGCACAAACGATCAAGAAAACATAGCGGGCAGGCTTGAGAGGTTGCCTTATAGCAATTTCCACACTAAGTTTGCATTGATGCTCGCAAGCGGAGAATGGGCTGAGAGCCTGATGCTTCTTGGAAATGGAGCAATTCTCACGCTGGTAGCAGTCGCCTATGGAATAACTGGAGACCTGTCGGCCTATGGAATTCCTGCTTTCTTTTTCGCAGGTGAATTTATCGGGTCGATTCTCTTTGGAAGGATCGCTGATACGAGAGGACGAAGAGCAGTATTTCTGACCAATCAGCTCGTTTTCGGAATTGGCATGATAATAGCCGGTTTCATGAACTCGTGGCAGTTGATCGGTATATTTGTCCTGATTGGGGGTATTGGAGTTGGCGGAGAATTTCCTCTGGTCGATAGCTACGGAACAGAGATGTTTGTCAGGAAGAAAAGAGGAGCGTGGCTGGCACTTATATACACCATAGCTGTAACTGCTGCACCACTGATTGTTTTTATAACTTATCTCACCAAAAGCATAGGTCCACTAATTGGTGGGGTAGGAATTCCTGGTATGCCCGGCTATGTTGCACCTGTTGGGTATTACTCGTTCAGGATACCTCTCTGGTTCATGGGAGTCGCCGGTATACTGGTTTGGTTAATAAGGTTCCGTCTGAAGGAATCTCCGAGATGGCTGGCCACCCATGGTAAAATGAATGAAGCAATGAAAGAAATGGATGACATAGAAGTCGAGGTCAAGAGGGATACCGGACTTAAAGAACTACCTCCCGTTACAGACAAATTAGAAGCACCAGTTAAGATCTCCGCCTACAAGGACATCTTTGCCAAAGACGTC contains:
- a CDS encoding M20 family metallopeptidase, translating into MSGNGNVLVKYFVDNKDEMISDLKRLTECESPSGNVALLNACAKVILEVIGKRTGIKPDILELEDGTRALSLSIGRKGGKSILILGHFDTVFPEGTLKRRPFRVSDDMIEGPGVFDMKTGLVQGIWSIKFLREHAHCDQRILFLITPDEETGSLYSRKLIEEAGKNASLGFVLEPSESGKLKTGRKGVGTYNITVKGRAAHAGLHPEDGISAIWEIVHIAERLSELQDISKGTTINVGTISGGTAANVVPDMATITVDVRVTDLDEAKRIDESIQSMRPQNIEARINVAGGINRLPMVKNERTAVVLEEIKKIGNDIGIKIEDVSVGGGSDGNIISQFGLPVIDGLGAVGSGAHSDTEFVVMSSIPLRTALLTHILMKYCD
- a CDS encoding MFS transporter, giving the protein MAESTNDQENIAGRLERLPYSNFHTKFALMLASGEWAESLMLLGNGAILTLVAVAYGITGDLSAYGIPAFFFAGEFIGSILFGRIADTRGRRAVFLTNQLVFGIGMIIAGFMNSWQLIGIFVLIGGIGVGGEFPLVDSYGTEMFVRKKRGAWLALIYTIAVTAAPLIVFITYLTKSIGPLIGGVGIPGMPGYVAPVGYYSFRIPLWFMGVAGILVWLIRFRLKESPRWLATHGKMNEAMKEMDDIEVEVKRDTGLKELPPVTDKLEAPVKISAYKDIFAKDVRKTTILMAIFMFFQSGIFYGFVTFAPGLLVSKVTLPSYDVLGYAAVIYSGFLVGSIFNVFIIDKIERRFGVILFAILGGIFGTLFAVGSGLTEAVILGFITAFMLWNFSNFYHQYNAEIFPTRVRTTAAGFVYSISRISTTIIVLFIAAYIGSKNALGIFSVVWVFIVIVTIILFLLPNSTQKYVEEIAV